In Xiphophorus maculatus strain JP 163 A chromosome 18, X_maculatus-5.0-male, whole genome shotgun sequence, a single genomic region encodes these proteins:
- the LOC111612051 gene encoding interleukin-12 subunit alpha-like, with product MLMLLNWRTSTGLPLPPSANNSAQCASLFRDLLLSVTEVLKSEDLCSSLIKSNEMPMRSSETVRACSPASTQNSGCGMLSNSSSNSSFSENECVMNIMRDLAFYHTAIETYLKSPLHRPETEIPLLSPTLGILRDLRKNCSSMETGEHNSSEDAPGRWGNASYVNRQKMCKMMRGFHVRAVTINRAVGYISSGDHRK from the exons ATGCTGATGCTGCTCAACTGGCGCACATCCACGGGGCTGCCGCTGCCGCCGAGCGCAAACAACAGCGCACAGTGCGCAAGTCTCTTCAGGGaccttctgctgagtgtcacggAGGTTCTCAAAAGC GAAGATTTGTGTTCCAGCTTGATCAAATCCAACGAGATGCCAATGAGGAGCAGCGAAACAGTGCGGGCCTGCTCTCCCGCTTCGACTCAG AACTCCGGCTGCGGGATGCTGAGCAATTCGTCCTCCAATTCGTCCTTCAGTGAG AATGAGTGTGTGATGAACATCATGAGGGATTTGGCCTTCTACCATACCGCCATTGAAACGTACCTCAAGTCCCCACTCCACAGGCCAGAGACGGAAATTCCACTTCTGAGTCCGACTCTGGGAATCCTTCGGGACCTGAGGAAG AACTGCTCCTCGATGGAAACAGGAGAGCACAACTCttctgag GACGCGCCCGGTCGGTGGGGAAACGCCTCCTACGTGAACCGACAGAAGATGTGTAAGATGATGAGAGGCTTCCACGTTCGCGCCGTCACCATCAACCGAGCCGTGGGCTACATCTCCTCGGGGGACCACAGGAAGTAG